Proteins encoded within one genomic window of Variovorax sp. OAS795:
- a CDS encoding glucose 1-dehydrogenase: MEDLKGKTALVTGASTGIGAAVAIAFAARGMRVAVHYNSSADAANQVVETIRAAGGDAFALQADVRDTAAIRECVKQTASRFGRIDVLVNNAGSLVKRVPIAEFDDALFDEVMHINARSVLAFAREVVPVMRGHGGGNIINVTSVAARTGGGPGAYLYAGSKGFVSTATHGLARELVGDKIRVNAVAPGVIQTPFQDRFSTPAMLESFRAGIPMARIGTPDECVGAFLYLASEQLSGYVTGQVIEVNGGQYMP, translated from the coding sequence ATGGAAGATCTCAAGGGCAAGACCGCACTCGTCACCGGTGCCAGCACCGGCATCGGCGCCGCGGTGGCCATTGCATTCGCGGCGCGCGGCATGCGCGTGGCGGTGCACTACAACAGCTCGGCCGACGCCGCCAACCAGGTCGTCGAGACCATCCGCGCGGCCGGCGGCGACGCCTTCGCGCTCCAGGCCGACGTGCGCGACACGGCCGCGATCCGCGAATGCGTCAAGCAGACCGCGTCGCGCTTCGGCCGCATCGACGTGCTGGTGAACAACGCCGGCAGCCTGGTGAAGCGGGTGCCGATCGCCGAGTTCGACGACGCGCTGTTCGACGAGGTGATGCACATCAACGCGCGTTCCGTGCTCGCGTTTGCGCGCGAGGTGGTTCCGGTGATGCGCGGCCACGGCGGCGGCAACATCATCAACGTGACCTCGGTCGCGGCACGCACCGGCGGCGGACCGGGCGCCTACCTCTACGCGGGCTCCAAGGGTTTCGTGAGCACCGCCACGCACGGGCTCGCCAGGGAACTCGTGGGCGACAAGATCCGTGTGAACGCGGTGGCGCCCGGCGTGATCCAGACGCCGTTCCAGGACCGCTTCTCGACGCCCGCGATGCTCGAATCGTTCCGCGCCGGCATCCCGATGGCGCGCATCGGCACCCCGGACGAATGCGTGGGCGCCTTCCTCTATCTCGCCTCGGAGCAGCTTTCGGGCTATGTCACGGGCCAGGTGATCGAGGTGAACGGCGGACAGTACATGCCCTGA
- the garD gene encoding galactarate dehydratase, with translation MADSSVSPSSAVRPPHRIHMHAADNVAIVANDGGLKAGAAFADGLVLVDNVPQGHKVALADLAEGDAVVRYNVVIGYALKAIPRGSWVHERLLRMPAARELEGLPIATVKPPAQPPLEGYTFEGYRNLDGSVGTRNILAITQTVQCVAGVVDFAVQRIKAELLPKYPHVDDVVGLSHSYGCGVAIDAPDAVIPIRTLRNISLNPNFGGEVMVISLGCEKLQPERLLPPGSIALVDERNVADIGETANARLDVVCLQDDAHVGFMSMIDSIMRQAEEHLERLNARRRETVPASELVVGVQCGGSDAFSGVTANPAVGFCTDLLVRAGATVMFSEVTEVRDGIDQLTSRATTPEVAEAMIREMAWYDAYLDRGRVDRSANTTPGNKKGGLSNIVEKAMGSIVKSGSAPISGVVPPGEKARQKGLLYTATPASDFICGTLQLAAGMTLHVFTTGRGTPYGLAEVPVIKVATRSDLARRWHDLMDVNAGRIADGDATIEDVGWEMFRLMLDVASGRKKTWAEQWKLHNALVLFNPAPVT, from the coding sequence ATGGCCGACTCATCAGTGTCCCCTTCCTCCGCAGTGCGCCCGCCGCACCGCATCCACATGCACGCGGCGGACAACGTCGCCATCGTGGCCAACGATGGCGGCCTGAAGGCCGGCGCCGCCTTTGCCGACGGCCTGGTGCTGGTCGACAACGTGCCGCAGGGCCACAAGGTCGCGCTGGCCGACCTGGCCGAAGGCGATGCGGTCGTGCGCTACAACGTGGTGATCGGCTATGCGCTGAAGGCCATTCCGCGCGGCAGCTGGGTGCACGAGCGCCTGCTCCGGATGCCCGCGGCGCGCGAGCTCGAAGGCCTGCCCATCGCCACCGTGAAGCCGCCCGCGCAACCGCCGCTGGAGGGCTACACCTTCGAGGGCTATCGCAACCTCGACGGATCGGTGGGCACGCGCAACATCCTCGCGATCACGCAGACGGTGCAGTGCGTGGCGGGCGTGGTCGATTTCGCGGTGCAGCGGATCAAGGCCGAGCTGCTGCCCAAGTACCCCCACGTCGACGATGTGGTGGGCCTGTCGCACAGCTACGGCTGCGGCGTGGCCATCGACGCGCCCGACGCGGTCATCCCGATCCGCACGCTGCGCAACATCAGCCTCAACCCGAACTTCGGCGGCGAGGTGATGGTCATCAGCCTGGGCTGCGAAAAGCTGCAGCCCGAGCGCCTGCTGCCGCCGGGCAGCATTGCGCTGGTGGACGAGCGCAACGTGGCCGACATCGGCGAGACGGCCAATGCCAGGCTCGACGTGGTGTGCCTGCAGGACGACGCGCACGTGGGCTTCATGTCGATGATCGATTCGATCATGCGGCAGGCCGAGGAGCACCTGGAGCGGCTCAATGCGCGGCGGCGCGAGACCGTGCCCGCGAGCGAGCTGGTGGTGGGCGTGCAGTGCGGCGGCAGCGATGCCTTCTCGGGCGTCACGGCCAACCCGGCCGTGGGCTTTTGCACCGACCTGCTGGTGCGCGCCGGCGCCACCGTGATGTTCTCGGAAGTGACCGAGGTGCGCGACGGCATCGACCAGCTCACTTCGCGCGCCACCACGCCCGAGGTGGCCGAAGCCATGATCCGCGAGATGGCCTGGTACGACGCCTACCTGGACCGCGGCCGCGTCGACCGCAGCGCCAACACCACGCCGGGCAACAAGAAGGGCGGGCTCTCCAACATCGTCGAGAAAGCCATGGGCTCGATCGTCAAGAGCGGCAGCGCGCCGATCTCCGGCGTGGTCCCGCCGGGCGAGAAAGCCCGGCAGAAGGGCCTGCTCTATACCGCCACGCCAGCCAGCGATTTCATCTGCGGCACGCTGCAGCTGGCCGCGGGCATGACCCTGCATGTGTTCACCACCGGGCGCGGCACGCCCTATGGCCTGGCCGAGGTGCCGGTGATCAAGGTCGCAACGCGCAGCGACCTGGCGCGCCGCTGGCATGACCTGATGGACGTGAACGCGGGCCGCATCGCCGACGGCGATGCCACCATCGAGGACGTGGGCTGGGAGATGTTCCGCCTGATGCTCGACGTGGCCAGCGGCAGGAAGAAAACCTGGGCCGAGCAGTGGAAGCTTCACAACGCACTGGTGCTGTTCAACCCGGCTCCCGTGACCTGA
- a CDS encoding TRAP transporter large permease, with product MELTVLSLVFLVLLVLGVPVAFSIGLASVATVLYAGLPVAVVFQKMVGGMQIFSFLAIPFFVFAGELMLYGGIAQRIVRFANSLVGHVRGGLGMSNVIGCTLFGGVAGSPVADVSAMGSVMIPLMKKEGYDADYAVNVTTHAALVGALMPTSHNLIIFTLATTGIASVSVLSLILAGLIPALILTLCNLGAAYYVAIRRGYPIRGAFPGWGEVLAAFIGALPGLMIVAIILVGILSGVFTATESAATAVLWALGVTVFVYRSLSRKDFFKACAKACKTTGVVLLLIGISSAFGYFMALYEVPQKTGELMTSVSSDPWVIFLMINVLLFVLGTFLDMAATILICTPIFLPIAMQFGMSPVQFGIVMLINCALGLNTPPVGTTQFIGCAIGGVSVGQVMRSIWPFYGALLICLMLVTYVPAFSMWLPDLVNAVK from the coding sequence GTGGAACTGACTGTCCTCTCCCTCGTTTTCCTGGTGCTGCTGGTGCTGGGCGTGCCGGTCGCGTTCTCGATCGGCCTGGCCTCGGTCGCCACCGTGCTCTATGCGGGCCTGCCCGTTGCGGTGGTGTTCCAGAAGATGGTCGGCGGCATGCAGATCTTCTCGTTCCTGGCGATCCCGTTCTTCGTGTTCGCCGGGGAGCTGATGCTCTACGGCGGTATCGCCCAGCGCATCGTGCGCTTTGCCAACAGCCTGGTGGGCCACGTGCGCGGCGGCCTCGGCATGAGCAACGTGATCGGCTGCACGCTGTTCGGCGGCGTGGCCGGCTCTCCGGTGGCCGACGTCTCGGCCATGGGCTCGGTGATGATCCCGCTGATGAAGAAGGAAGGCTACGACGCCGACTACGCCGTCAACGTGACGACGCACGCGGCCCTGGTGGGCGCACTGATGCCCACGTCGCACAACCTGATCATCTTCACGCTCGCAACCACCGGCATCGCATCGGTCAGCGTGCTGAGCCTGATTCTCGCGGGCCTGATTCCCGCGCTGATCCTCACGCTGTGCAACCTGGGCGCGGCCTACTACGTGGCCATCCGCCGCGGCTACCCGATTCGCGGCGCGTTTCCCGGCTGGGGCGAAGTGCTCGCGGCCTTCATCGGCGCGCTGCCGGGCCTGATGATCGTGGCGATCATCCTCGTGGGCATCCTGTCGGGCGTGTTCACCGCCACCGAGTCGGCCGCGACGGCGGTGCTCTGGGCCCTGGGCGTGACCGTGTTCGTCTACCGCTCGCTCAGCCGCAAGGACTTCTTCAAGGCCTGCGCCAAGGCTTGCAAGACGACCGGCGTGGTGCTGCTGCTGATCGGAATCTCGTCGGCCTTCGGCTACTTCATGGCGCTGTACGAAGTGCCGCAGAAGACCGGCGAGCTCATGACCAGCGTCTCGAGCGATCCGTGGGTCATCTTCCTGATGATCAACGTGCTGCTGTTCGTGCTCGGCACCTTCCTGGACATGGCCGCGACGATCCTGATCTGCACGCCCATCTTCCTGCCCATCGCGATGCAGTTCGGCATGAGCCCGGTGCAGTTCGGCATCGTCATGCTGATCAATTGCGCCCTGGGCCTCAACACGCCGCCGGTGGGCACCACGCAGTTCATAGGCTGTGCGATCGGAGGGGTATCGGTCGGGCAGGTGATGCGGTCGATCTGGCCGTTCTATGGTGCCCTCTTGATCTGCCTGATGCTCGTGACCTACGTTCCGGCGTTCTCGATGTGGCTGCCGGACCTCGTCAACGCGGTCAAGTGA
- a CDS encoding TRAP transporter small permease yields the protein MLAVAMLITIIVCVQYQVVGRYVFNDTPTWAEGLALQLVLYVTALGVAVGVRDAGHIGLDSLVVLLPESLRLKIEILIHALVALFGGIMTWSGWVWTTLKWSDIKPMMGIPVGLDYLALVIAGLLIVLFSIEHIVALLRDEEVVPAWN from the coding sequence ATGCTCGCCGTGGCGATGCTCATCACCATCATCGTGTGCGTCCAATACCAGGTGGTCGGCCGCTATGTGTTCAACGACACGCCGACCTGGGCCGAAGGGCTCGCGCTGCAGCTGGTGCTGTATGTCACCGCGCTGGGCGTTGCCGTGGGCGTGCGCGATGCGGGCCACATCGGGCTCGATTCGCTGGTGGTGCTGCTTCCCGAATCGCTGCGCCTGAAGATCGAGATCCTGATTCATGCACTGGTCGCGCTCTTCGGCGGGATCATGACCTGGAGCGGCTGGGTCTGGACCACGCTCAAGTGGAGCGACATCAAGCCCATGATGGGCATTCCGGTGGGGCTCGACTACCTGGCGCTCGTGATCGCGGGCCTCCTGATCGTGCTTTTTTCGATTGAACATATCGTCGCCCTGCTGCGCGATGAAGAAGTGGTGCCCGCGTGGAACTGA
- a CDS encoding TRAP transporter substrate-binding protein, translating into MKYTRHLIALAVGALAMAANAVEFRSADVHNSDDYPTVAAVKHMSELLEKRSNGKYKIKVFNKSALGSEKETLDQVKIGALEMNRVNISALNSICPKTLVPTMPFLFDSIAHMRKSLDGPIGEEILKGCEHEGLVGLAFYDSGARSIYAKKPVKTLADAKGLKIRVQQSDLWVALVSAMGANATPMPAGEVFTALKTGLIDAAENNIPSYDGFKHYEAVKFYSRTEHSMAPEMLVMSKAVYDKLPKADQDLFRATAKESVAFQRKKWDEQEAKSLEVVTKGGAQIVADVDKASFRSAMTPVYTKFISTPDLQRLVKAVQDNK; encoded by the coding sequence ATGAAATACACCCGCCACCTCATCGCGCTGGCCGTCGGCGCCCTGGCCATGGCAGCGAATGCGGTCGAGTTCCGTTCGGCCGACGTGCACAACAGCGACGACTACCCCACGGTCGCAGCCGTCAAGCACATGAGCGAACTGCTGGAGAAGCGCAGCAACGGCAAGTACAAGATCAAGGTGTTCAACAAGAGCGCGCTCGGCAGCGAGAAAGAAACGCTCGACCAGGTGAAGATCGGCGCGCTCGAGATGAACCGCGTCAACATCAGCGCCCTGAATTCGATCTGCCCCAAGACGCTGGTGCCGACGATGCCCTTCCTGTTCGACTCGATCGCGCACATGCGCAAGTCGCTCGACGGCCCCATCGGCGAAGAGATCCTCAAGGGCTGCGAGCATGAAGGCCTGGTCGGCCTGGCCTTCTACGACAGCGGCGCGCGTTCGATCTACGCCAAGAAGCCGGTCAAGACGCTGGCCGATGCCAAGGGCCTCAAGATCCGCGTGCAGCAGTCCGACCTGTGGGTTGCGCTGGTGAGCGCCATGGGCGCCAACGCCACGCCGATGCCCGCCGGCGAAGTGTTCACCGCGCTCAAGACCGGCCTCATCGACGCAGCTGAAAACAACATTCCTTCGTACGACGGCTTCAAGCACTACGAAGCGGTGAAGTTCTATTCGCGCACCGAGCACTCGATGGCGCCTGAAATGCTGGTGATGTCGAAGGCCGTCTACGACAAGCTGCCCAAGGCCGACCAGGACCTGTTCCGCGCCACGGCCAAGGAATCGGTCGCGTTCCAGCGCAAGAAGTGGGACGAGCAGGAAGCCAAGTCGCTCGAAGTGGTGACCAAGGGCGGCGCCCAGATCGTTGCCGACGTCGACAAGGCATCGTTCCGCTCGGCCATGACCCCGGTGTACACGAAGTTCATCTCGACGCCCGATCTGCAGCGCCTCGTCAAGGCCGTTCAGGACAACAAGTAA
- a CDS encoding SMP-30/gluconolactonase/LRE family protein has product MQAELVLDVQCATGESPVWRAEEQALYWVDIPARQLHRWHAATGAHRSWTGDEMLACIAPRAGHPGEWIAGMESGLFAIATRDDGTLAASPVAGAVHAERGMRFNDGRCDRQGRFWAGTMQMDMAAAHEVGRVYRYQGDVNAEVALRAQFDRMIVPNGLAFSPDGKTMYLSDSHPAVQTIWAFDYDTDTGTPHGRRVFVDMKPLPGRPDGAAVDADGCYWICGNDAGLVHRFTPDGRLDRSLAVPVKKPAMCAFGGPTLDTLYVTSIRPGGDLSDQPLAGGVFALRPGVQGLPEPECRF; this is encoded by the coding sequence ATGCAGGCCGAACTCGTCCTCGATGTGCAGTGCGCGACCGGCGAAAGCCCGGTCTGGCGCGCCGAAGAGCAGGCGCTCTACTGGGTCGACATTCCGGCACGGCAACTGCACCGCTGGCACGCCGCCACGGGCGCGCACCGCTCGTGGACCGGCGACGAGATGCTGGCCTGCATCGCGCCGCGCGCGGGCCACCCGGGCGAATGGATCGCGGGCATGGAAAGCGGCCTCTTCGCCATCGCCACGCGCGACGACGGCACGCTGGCCGCAAGCCCGGTCGCCGGCGCTGTCCATGCGGAGCGCGGCATGCGCTTCAACGACGGCCGCTGCGACCGGCAGGGCCGCTTCTGGGCCGGCACCATGCAGATGGACATGGCGGCAGCCCACGAGGTCGGCCGCGTCTACCGCTACCAGGGCGACGTCAACGCGGAGGTCGCGCTGCGCGCGCAGTTCGACCGCATGATCGTTCCGAACGGCCTCGCCTTCAGCCCCGACGGCAAGACCATGTACCTCTCGGATTCGCACCCGGCGGTGCAGACCATCTGGGCTTTCGACTACGACACCGATACCGGTACGCCGCACGGCCGGCGCGTGTTCGTCGACATGAAGCCGCTGCCGGGACGCCCCGACGGCGCAGCCGTCGATGCCGACGGCTGCTACTGGATCTGCGGCAACGACGCCGGGCTCGTGCACCGCTTCACGCCGGACGGGCGGCTCGACCGTTCGCTGGCCGTGCCGGTGAAGAAGCCCGCGATGTGCGCCTTTGGCGGTCCGACGCTCGACACGCTCTACGTGACCTCGATCCGCCCCGGCGGCGACCTGTCCGACCAGCCGCTGGCGGGCGGCGTCTTTGCGCTGCGCCCGGGTGTCCAGGGGCTGCCGGAACCCGAATGCCGTTTCTGA
- a CDS encoding NAD(P)-dependent oxidoreductase produces the protein MSTTPQASHNKLHRILLTGAAGGLGKVLRERLRPYAAILRLSDIAALAPSEGAHEEVVPCNLSDKAAVHALVEGCDAIVHLGGVSVERPFEEILEANIKGVFHIYEAARRHGVKRVVFASSNHVIGFYKQDERLDAAVPRRPDGYYGLSKSFGEDVAQFYYDRYGIETVSIRIGSSFPEPLNRRMMSTWLSYRDLTTLMEKSIFTPDVKHTVVYGMSANRDLWWDNSAAAHLGFVPQDSSEVFRDKVEAQPPVAPTDPNAIYQGGAFTAQGPFGDQ, from the coding sequence ATGTCGACGACTCCACAAGCCTCGCACAACAAGCTCCATCGGATTCTCCTGACCGGCGCGGCCGGCGGCCTGGGCAAGGTGCTGCGCGAACGCCTGCGCCCCTATGCCGCGATCCTGCGCCTTTCCGACATCGCCGCGCTCGCGCCTTCCGAGGGCGCGCACGAGGAGGTGGTGCCTTGCAACCTGTCCGACAAGGCCGCGGTCCATGCGCTGGTCGAGGGCTGCGACGCCATCGTGCACCTTGGCGGCGTCTCGGTCGAGCGCCCGTTCGAGGAAATCCTCGAAGCCAACATCAAGGGCGTGTTCCACATCTATGAAGCCGCCCGCCGCCATGGCGTGAAGCGCGTGGTGTTCGCAAGCTCGAACCACGTGATCGGCTTCTACAAGCAGGACGAGCGGCTCGATGCCGCCGTGCCGCGCCGCCCCGACGGCTACTACGGCCTGTCCAAGTCGTTCGGCGAAGACGTCGCGCAGTTCTACTACGACCGCTATGGCATCGAGACGGTGAGCATCCGCATCGGCTCCTCGTTCCCCGAGCCGCTCAACCGCCGGATGATGAGCACCTGGCTCAGCTACCGCGACCTCACCACGCTGATGGAGAAGTCGATCTTCACGCCGGACGTGAAGCACACCGTCGTCTACGGCATGTCGGCCAATCGCGACCTGTGGTGGGACAACAGCGCGGCGGCGCACCTGGGCTTCGTGCCGCAAGACAGCTCCGAAGTGTTCCGCGACAAGGTCGAGGCCCAGCCTCCCGTGGCGCCGACCGATCCCAACGCCATCTACCAGGGCGGCGCGTTCACGGCGCAGGGCCCGTTCGGCGACCAATGA
- a CDS encoding FadR/GntR family transcriptional regulator, which translates to MVQTATGNPSISGASTEVGGGGSFVGRPRPRGLAHGLVEDLGEKIRSQSLRPGDKLPTESAIMKTFGVSRTVVREALSKLQAAGLVETHHGVGTFVLQPRAAGMFRLDSADIATSVDVLAVLELRISLETESAGLAATRRTEENLLAMRQALDDFERNVAVAGDTVAPDFRFHLQIAQATGNPYFADIMSHLGTTIIPRTRITAIRNYDRRGEYLSRVNREHEEIYAAIARRDPESARAAMRIHLTNSRERLRLAQEAAQQAAAKTPPATT; encoded by the coding sequence ATGGTCCAAACGGCTACGGGTAATCCCTCAATTTCTGGCGCGTCAACCGAAGTCGGAGGCGGCGGCTCCTTCGTGGGACGCCCGCGTCCGCGCGGTCTCGCCCATGGCCTGGTGGAAGACCTGGGCGAGAAGATCCGCTCCCAGTCGCTGCGCCCGGGCGACAAGCTGCCCACCGAATCGGCCATCATGAAAACCTTCGGCGTGAGCCGCACGGTGGTGCGCGAGGCGCTGTCGAAGCTGCAGGCCGCCGGGCTGGTCGAAACGCACCATGGCGTCGGCACCTTCGTGCTGCAGCCGCGCGCGGCGGGCATGTTCCGGCTCGATTCGGCCGACATCGCCACCTCGGTGGACGTGCTGGCCGTGCTGGAGCTGCGCATCAGCCTGGAGACCGAGTCCGCCGGGCTGGCCGCCACGCGCCGCACTGAAGAGAACCTGCTGGCCATGCGCCAGGCGCTCGACGATTTCGAGCGCAACGTGGCGGTAGCGGGGGACACCGTGGCGCCCGATTTCCGCTTTCACCTGCAGATCGCCCAGGCCACCGGCAACCCGTATTTCGCGGACATCATGAGCCACCTGGGCACCACGATCATTCCGCGCACGCGCATCACGGCCATTCGCAACTACGACCGGCGCGGTGAATACCTGAGCCGCGTGAACCGGGAGCATGAAGAGATCTATGCGGCCATCGCGCGCCGCGATCCGGAGTCGGCCCGCGCGGCCATGCGCATCCACCTGACCAACAGCCGCGAGCGGCTGCGCCTGGCGCAGGAAGCGGCCCAGCAGGCCGCCGCCAAGACGCCGCCCGCAACCACCTGA
- a CDS encoding tripartite tricarboxylate transporter substrate binding protein: MSLKRRDLMLGALGGGVLAAGGVHAADAWPTKPLRIVVPYPPGGSSDIIARSISQPLSEALGQPVIVENKPGANGNLGADFVAKSKPDGYTLLLCDVGALAISPSVYTRLPFDPSKDLRGVTMLAYSPHLLVVHPSVQANSLKELIALSKKSEINFAVTATGSAPHLAGVALERASGARWQYVPYKGGVQAVQDTVAGQTQILMNGMLATLPHVQSGKLKVLGVSKSTRMPLIGNVPTIAEQGVPGFESGTWQGIRVAKGTPDAIVQRLNKELITVIRAADIRSRLAGQGAEVVTMAPAEEEQFFSKERARWAKVVADAGIKLD, from the coding sequence ATGAGCTTGAAACGACGTGACCTGATGCTCGGCGCCCTGGGCGGCGGCGTGCTGGCCGCCGGCGGTGTGCATGCCGCCGACGCCTGGCCCACCAAGCCGCTGCGCATCGTGGTGCCGTACCCGCCGGGCGGTTCGTCCGACATCATCGCGCGCTCCATCAGCCAGCCGCTGTCGGAAGCGCTCGGCCAGCCGGTCATCGTCGAGAACAAGCCGGGCGCCAACGGCAACCTCGGCGCCGATTTCGTCGCCAAGTCCAAGCCCGATGGCTACACGCTGCTGCTGTGCGACGTCGGCGCGCTGGCCATCAGCCCCTCGGTCTACACGCGCCTGCCTTTCGATCCTTCGAAAGACCTGCGCGGCGTGACGATGCTGGCCTATTCGCCGCACCTGCTGGTGGTGCATCCGTCGGTCCAGGCCAACAGCCTGAAGGAACTGATCGCGCTGTCGAAGAAGTCGGAAATCAATTTCGCCGTCACCGCCACGGGCAGCGCGCCGCACCTTGCCGGCGTGGCGCTCGAGCGCGCCAGCGGCGCACGCTGGCAATACGTGCCCTACAAGGGCGGCGTGCAGGCGGTGCAAGACACGGTTGCCGGCCAGACCCAGATTCTCATGAACGGCATGCTGGCCACCTTGCCGCACGTGCAAAGCGGCAAGCTCAAGGTGCTCGGCGTTTCCAAGTCGACGCGCATGCCGCTTATCGGCAACGTGCCCACCATCGCGGAGCAGGGCGTTCCGGGGTTCGAGTCGGGCACCTGGCAGGGCATCAGGGTTGCCAAGGGCACGCCCGATGCGATCGTGCAGCGCCTCAACAAGGAACTCATCACCGTCATTCGCGCCGCCGACATCCGCTCGCGCCTTGCAGGGCAGGGTGCCGAAGTGGTGACCATGGCGCCGGCCGAGGAAGAGCAGTTCTTCAGCAAGGAACGCGCACGCTGGGCCAAGGTAGTGGCAGATGCCGGCATCAAGCTGGATTAA
- the kdgD gene encoding 5-dehydro-4-deoxyglucarate dehydratase → MNPQELKSIMGSGLLSFPLTDFDANGDFNRKGYEKRLEWLAPYGASALFAAGGTGEFFSLTGDEYPGIIQSAVDTCRGVVPIIAGAGGPTRFAIQCAQAAEKAGAHGILLLPHYLTEAGQEGLAAHVEAVCKSVKFGVIVYNRAASRLKPDTLAGLAERNPNLVGFKDGVGDIEAMVAIYQKMGDRFAYLGGLPTAEVYAAAYKALGTPVYSSAVFNFIPKTAVQFYEAVRDDDMATQHRLLKNFFMPYLELRNRTPGYAVSIVKAGAKIVGHDAGPVRAPLTDLKPAEMEQLKVLIDALGPQ, encoded by the coding sequence ATGAACCCTCAAGAACTTAAATCCATCATGGGCTCCGGCCTGCTCTCGTTCCCGTTGACCGACTTCGACGCGAACGGCGATTTCAACCGCAAGGGCTACGAGAAGCGTCTCGAATGGCTCGCGCCCTATGGCGCCAGCGCGCTGTTCGCGGCCGGCGGCACGGGTGAATTCTTCTCGCTCACCGGCGACGAGTACCCCGGCATCATCCAGAGCGCGGTCGACACCTGCCGCGGCGTGGTGCCGATCATTGCCGGCGCCGGCGGCCCGACGCGCTTCGCGATCCAGTGCGCACAGGCGGCCGAGAAGGCCGGCGCGCACGGCATCCTGCTGCTGCCGCACTACCTCACAGAAGCCGGCCAGGAAGGCCTGGCCGCGCACGTGGAAGCGGTGTGCAAGAGCGTGAAGTTCGGCGTCATCGTCTACAACCGCGCCGCCAGCCGCCTCAAACCCGACACGCTGGCCGGCCTGGCCGAGCGCAATCCGAACCTCGTCGGCTTCAAGGACGGCGTCGGCGACATCGAAGCCATGGTCGCCATCTACCAGAAGATGGGCGACCGCTTCGCCTACCTGGGCGGCCTGCCCACGGCCGAGGTCTATGCAGCGGCCTACAAGGCCCTCGGCACGCCGGTGTACTCGTCGGCCGTGTTCAACTTCATCCCGAAGACCGCGGTGCAGTTCTACGAAGCCGTGCGCGACGACGACATGGCCACCCAGCATCGGCTGCTGAAGAACTTCTTCATGCCCTACCTCGAGCTGCGCAACCGCACGCCGGGCTACGCCGTGAGCATCGTCAAGGCCGGCGCCAAGATCGTCGGCCACGATGCCGGCCCGGTGCGCGCGCCGCTGACCGACCTGAAGCCTGCCGAGATGGAACAGCTCAAGGTGCTGATCGACGCGCTCGGCCCGCAGTAA
- a CDS encoding nuclear transport factor 2 family protein encodes MLMKKLLLIAASAVLFSGCAMVPASGGASAEPAVAAAAERLRIAMIDPTPAALGALVSDDLSYGHSGGKVDTKASFIADLVAGRSDFVSITITEQTVKVVDGQTAIVRHTLAADTLDSGKPGKVALKILGIWQKQGGDWKLLARQAVRI; translated from the coding sequence ATGCTCATGAAAAAGCTTCTTCTCATCGCCGCCTCGGCGGTCCTGTTCAGCGGCTGCGCGATGGTTCCGGCCAGCGGTGGCGCTTCGGCCGAGCCGGCGGTGGCCGCGGCCGCCGAGCGCCTGCGCATCGCGATGATCGACCCGACACCGGCCGCCCTGGGCGCACTGGTGTCCGACGACCTGAGCTACGGCCATTCGGGCGGCAAGGTCGACACCAAGGCCAGCTTCATCGCGGACCTGGTGGCCGGCAGGTCGGACTTCGTGTCCATCACGATCACCGAGCAGACCGTCAAGGTGGTGGACGGCCAGACGGCCATCGTGCGCCACACGCTCGCGGCCGACACGCTCGATTCGGGCAAGCCCGGCAAGGTGGCGCTGAAGATTCTCGGCATCTGGCAGAAGCAGGGCGGCGACTGGAAGCTGCTGGCCCGCCAGGCCGTGAGAATCTAG